The Cloeon dipterum chromosome 3, ieCloDipt1.1, whole genome shotgun sequence genome includes a region encoding these proteins:
- the numb gene encoding protein numb isoform X2, whose protein sequence is MSTGVLSAPYPGAPLKKYAPTQPAQAEPSKESGGVGGPRRMDRLRRSLRDSFRRRKDHVPESSKPHMWQADEAAVRAGTCSFNVKYMGCVEVFESRGMQVCEEALKVLRASRRRPIKAILYVSGDGLRVVEDETKGLIVDQTIEKVSFCAPDRNHEKGFSYICRDGTTRRWMCHGFLAIKETVSGERLSHAVGCAFAACLERKQKRDKECGVTMTFDAKNSTFTRSGSFRQTSITERLQDPQECKPTEVDPFVPISPPPTSKEPDVTEPPPVKQVHNPFAIERPHATPSMLERQGSFRGFNTLSNASPFKRQLSLRLSDLPSNLERQQRSLSLESSNNRAPPRPSVAVGVASASPQPPPRTQRNRLHSLPNAINSLYAVSPIPEVSPMSDKSASIDPLSALCQQVSQGMSLLTSADDPFPNLNESSQISTSLATKPPLHTQIFSNDPTKPYVDPIKLYNPWMNDSPKSTAKTSTAAVTTSSLVATNNLNNNLGSSTTSWSSEVVVAPTIPTSSEAIDIPQPDVVLEAAAITTPAVLEVAGPTLTGSPLPKPDQWLTSLTAAPPKRPPPLASLRAQSLGTAESAMIGTRAGWNRSDPFDAEWAASEAQRTQQQPSSTNPFAQAGTVKAFEVHM, encoded by the exons ATGAGCACCGGGGTGCTTTCCGCCCCTTACCCTGGGGCGCCGTTGAAGAAGTACGCCCCAACGCAACCTGCTCAGGCAGAGCCTTCCAAAGAG TCTGGCGGTGTCGGAGGCCCGCGAAGGATGGACCGTCTGAGGAGAAGCCTGCGTGACTCTTTTCGCCGCCGCAAGGACCATGTGCCCGAAAGTTCCAAGCCACACATGTGGCAGGCTGATGAGGCTGCCGTCAGGGCTGGTACCTGCAGCTTCAACGTCAAG TACATGGGCTGCGTGGAGGTGTTTGAATCTCGCGGAATGCAGGTCTGCGAAGAAGCACTAAAAGTGTTGAGG GCGTCTCGGCGGCGGCCCATCAAGGCGATTCTTTACGTCTCTGGAGACGGACTGAGGGTGGTCGAAGACGAGACCaag GGTTTGATCGTGGACCAGACGATAGAAAAGGTGTCGTTCTGTGCACCGGACCGGAACCACGAAAAGGGCTTCTCTTACATCTGCAGGGATGGCACCACTAGAAGATGGATGTGCCACGGATTTTTGGCCATCAAGGAAACTGTAAGT GGTGAACGTTTGAGCCACGCAGTAGGCTGTGCGTTTGCCGCTTGTCTGGAGCGCAAACAAAAGAGGGACAAAGAATGCGGGGTCACCATGACGTTTGACGCCAAAAACTCTACGTTCACGAGGAGCGGCAGTTTCAGGCAAACCTCCATCACCGAAAGGCTGCAAGACCCTCAAGAGTGCAAACCGACTG AAGTGGACCCCTTTGTTCCTATTTCTCCGCCACCCACATCCAAAGAACCTGATGTTACAGAACCACCCCCAGTAAAGCAAGTGCACAACCCCTTCGCGATTGAGCGGCCGCACGCCACCCCTTCGATGCTGGAGCGCCAGGGCTCGTTCCGAGGATTCAACACGCTCAGCAACGCATCACCCTTCAAAAGACAGCTCTCCCTCAGACTCAGCGACCTGCCGTCCAACCTTGAGAGGCAGCAGCGCTCCCTCAGCCTAGAGTCCTCAAATAACAGAGCACCGCCCCGACCCTCAG TTGCCGTTGGTGTGGCCTCCGCGAGTCCGCAACCTCCTCCCAGGACCCAGCGTAACCGGCTGCACTCTCTGCCGAACGCCATCAACA GTCTGTACGCAGTGAGCCCGATCCCCGAGGTGTCTCCCATGAGCGACAAGTCTGCTTCCATCGACCCCCTCAGCGCCCTTTGTCAGCAGGTTTCACAGGGTATGTCCTTGCTCACATCCGCGGACGATCCCTTCCCTAACCTTAACGAG tcatCTCAGATATCGACTAGCTTAGCAACAAAGCCACCACTGcacacacaaatattttcaaatg ATCCAACCAAGCCGTACGTGGACCCAATCAAGCTGTACAACCCGTGGATGAACGACTCGCCGAAAAGCACTGCAAAAACATCAACTGCAGCCGTCACCACGTCCTCCTTGGTGGCTACCAACAACCTGAACAACAACCTTGGCTCGTCAACGACGTCCTGGAGCTCTGAAGTAGTTGTGGCCCCCACGATTCCCACCTCTTCCGAGGCCATCGACATTCCGCAGCCAGACGTGGTGCTCGAGGCAGCAGCCATAACGACGCCGGCCGTGTTAGAGGTTGCCGGACCCACCCTGACGGGCTCCCCCCTGCCCAAGCCCGACCAGTGGCTCACCAGTCTGACGGCCGCGCCCCCAAAGCGTCCACCGCCGCTGGCCAGCCTGCGGGCGCAGTCGCTGGGCACGGCCGAGTCGGCCATGATCGGGACACGCGCCGGTTGGAACCGCAGCGACCCGTTTGACGCCGAGTGGGCTGCCTCGGAGGCGCAAcgcacgcagcagcagccctcCTCCACCAACCCCTTTGCCCAGGCGGGCACCGTCAAAGCGTTCGAGGTTCACATGTAG
- the numb gene encoding protein numb isoform X4, translating to MGAANSAPQHEPLGRTRSFAHGRSSFRSPSKSGGVGGPRRMDRLRRSLRDSFRRRKDHVPESSKPHMWQADEAAVRAGTCSFNVKYMGCVEVFESRGMQVCEEALKVLRASRRRPIKAILYVSGDGLRVVEDETKGLIVDQTIEKVSFCAPDRNHEKGFSYICRDGTTRRWMCHGFLAIKETVSGERLSHAVGCAFAACLERKQKRDKECGVTMTFDAKNSTFTRSGSFRQTSITERLQDPQECKPTEVDPFVPISPPPTSKEPDVTEPPPVKQVHNPFAIERPHATPSMLERQGSFRGFNTLSNASPFKRQLSLRLSDLPSNLERQQRSLSLESSNNRAPPRPSVAVGVASASPQPPPRTQRNRLHSLPNAINMSPIPEVSPMSDKSASIDPLSALCQQVSQGMSLLTSADDPFPNLNESSQISTSLATKPPLHTQIFSNDPTKPYVDPIKLYNPWMNDSPKSTAKTSTAAVTTSSLVATNNLNNNLGSSTTSWSSEVVVAPTIPTSSEAIDIPQPDVVLEAAAITTPAVLEVAGPTLTGSPLPKPDQWLTSLTAAPPKRPPPLASLRAQSLGTAESAMIGTRAGWNRSDPFDAEWAASEAQRTQQQPSSTNPFAQAGTVKAFEVHM from the exons TCTGGCGGTGTCGGAGGCCCGCGAAGGATGGACCGTCTGAGGAGAAGCCTGCGTGACTCTTTTCGCCGCCGCAAGGACCATGTGCCCGAAAGTTCCAAGCCACACATGTGGCAGGCTGATGAGGCTGCCGTCAGGGCTGGTACCTGCAGCTTCAACGTCAAG TACATGGGCTGCGTGGAGGTGTTTGAATCTCGCGGAATGCAGGTCTGCGAAGAAGCACTAAAAGTGTTGAGG GCGTCTCGGCGGCGGCCCATCAAGGCGATTCTTTACGTCTCTGGAGACGGACTGAGGGTGGTCGAAGACGAGACCaag GGTTTGATCGTGGACCAGACGATAGAAAAGGTGTCGTTCTGTGCACCGGACCGGAACCACGAAAAGGGCTTCTCTTACATCTGCAGGGATGGCACCACTAGAAGATGGATGTGCCACGGATTTTTGGCCATCAAGGAAACTGTAAGT GGTGAACGTTTGAGCCACGCAGTAGGCTGTGCGTTTGCCGCTTGTCTGGAGCGCAAACAAAAGAGGGACAAAGAATGCGGGGTCACCATGACGTTTGACGCCAAAAACTCTACGTTCACGAGGAGCGGCAGTTTCAGGCAAACCTCCATCACCGAAAGGCTGCAAGACCCTCAAGAGTGCAAACCGACTG AAGTGGACCCCTTTGTTCCTATTTCTCCGCCACCCACATCCAAAGAACCTGATGTTACAGAACCACCCCCAGTAAAGCAAGTGCACAACCCCTTCGCGATTGAGCGGCCGCACGCCACCCCTTCGATGCTGGAGCGCCAGGGCTCGTTCCGAGGATTCAACACGCTCAGCAACGCATCACCCTTCAAAAGACAGCTCTCCCTCAGACTCAGCGACCTGCCGTCCAACCTTGAGAGGCAGCAGCGCTCCCTCAGCCTAGAGTCCTCAAATAACAGAGCACCGCCCCGACCCTCAG TTGCCGTTGGTGTGGCCTCCGCGAGTCCGCAACCTCCTCCCAGGACCCAGCGTAACCGGCTGCACTCTCTGCCGAACGCCATCAACA TGAGCCCGATCCCCGAGGTGTCTCCCATGAGCGACAAGTCTGCTTCCATCGACCCCCTCAGCGCCCTTTGTCAGCAGGTTTCACAGGGTATGTCCTTGCTCACATCCGCGGACGATCCCTTCCCTAACCTTAACGAG tcatCTCAGATATCGACTAGCTTAGCAACAAAGCCACCACTGcacacacaaatattttcaaatg ATCCAACCAAGCCGTACGTGGACCCAATCAAGCTGTACAACCCGTGGATGAACGACTCGCCGAAAAGCACTGCAAAAACATCAACTGCAGCCGTCACCACGTCCTCCTTGGTGGCTACCAACAACCTGAACAACAACCTTGGCTCGTCAACGACGTCCTGGAGCTCTGAAGTAGTTGTGGCCCCCACGATTCCCACCTCTTCCGAGGCCATCGACATTCCGCAGCCAGACGTGGTGCTCGAGGCAGCAGCCATAACGACGCCGGCCGTGTTAGAGGTTGCCGGACCCACCCTGACGGGCTCCCCCCTGCCCAAGCCCGACCAGTGGCTCACCAGTCTGACGGCCGCGCCCCCAAAGCGTCCACCGCCGCTGGCCAGCCTGCGGGCGCAGTCGCTGGGCACGGCCGAGTCGGCCATGATCGGGACACGCGCCGGTTGGAACCGCAGCGACCCGTTTGACGCCGAGTGGGCTGCCTCGGAGGCGCAAcgcacgcagcagcagccctcCTCCACCAACCCCTTTGCCCAGGCGGGCACCGTCAAAGCGTTCGAGGTTCACATGTAG
- the numb gene encoding protein numb isoform X1: MGAANSAPQHEPLGRTRSFAHGRSSFRSPSKSGGVGGPRRMDRLRRSLRDSFRRRKDHVPESSKPHMWQADEAAVRAGTCSFNVKYMGCVEVFESRGMQVCEEALKVLRASRRRPIKAILYVSGDGLRVVEDETKGLIVDQTIEKVSFCAPDRNHEKGFSYICRDGTTRRWMCHGFLAIKETVSGERLSHAVGCAFAACLERKQKRDKECGVTMTFDAKNSTFTRSGSFRQTSITERLQDPQECKPTEVDPFVPISPPPTSKEPDVTEPPPVKQVHNPFAIERPHATPSMLERQGSFRGFNTLSNASPFKRQLSLRLSDLPSNLERQQRSLSLESSNNRAPPRPSVAVGVASASPQPPPRTQRNRLHSLPNAINSLYAVSPIPEVSPMSDKSASIDPLSALCQQVSQGMSLLTSADDPFPNLNESSQISTSLATKPPLHTQIFSNDPTKPYVDPIKLYNPWMNDSPKSTAKTSTAAVTTSSLVATNNLNNNLGSSTTSWSSEVVVAPTIPTSSEAIDIPQPDVVLEAAAITTPAVLEVAGPTLTGSPLPKPDQWLTSLTAAPPKRPPPLASLRAQSLGTAESAMIGTRAGWNRSDPFDAEWAASEAQRTQQQPSSTNPFAQAGTVKAFEVHM, encoded by the exons TCTGGCGGTGTCGGAGGCCCGCGAAGGATGGACCGTCTGAGGAGAAGCCTGCGTGACTCTTTTCGCCGCCGCAAGGACCATGTGCCCGAAAGTTCCAAGCCACACATGTGGCAGGCTGATGAGGCTGCCGTCAGGGCTGGTACCTGCAGCTTCAACGTCAAG TACATGGGCTGCGTGGAGGTGTTTGAATCTCGCGGAATGCAGGTCTGCGAAGAAGCACTAAAAGTGTTGAGG GCGTCTCGGCGGCGGCCCATCAAGGCGATTCTTTACGTCTCTGGAGACGGACTGAGGGTGGTCGAAGACGAGACCaag GGTTTGATCGTGGACCAGACGATAGAAAAGGTGTCGTTCTGTGCACCGGACCGGAACCACGAAAAGGGCTTCTCTTACATCTGCAGGGATGGCACCACTAGAAGATGGATGTGCCACGGATTTTTGGCCATCAAGGAAACTGTAAGT GGTGAACGTTTGAGCCACGCAGTAGGCTGTGCGTTTGCCGCTTGTCTGGAGCGCAAACAAAAGAGGGACAAAGAATGCGGGGTCACCATGACGTTTGACGCCAAAAACTCTACGTTCACGAGGAGCGGCAGTTTCAGGCAAACCTCCATCACCGAAAGGCTGCAAGACCCTCAAGAGTGCAAACCGACTG AAGTGGACCCCTTTGTTCCTATTTCTCCGCCACCCACATCCAAAGAACCTGATGTTACAGAACCACCCCCAGTAAAGCAAGTGCACAACCCCTTCGCGATTGAGCGGCCGCACGCCACCCCTTCGATGCTGGAGCGCCAGGGCTCGTTCCGAGGATTCAACACGCTCAGCAACGCATCACCCTTCAAAAGACAGCTCTCCCTCAGACTCAGCGACCTGCCGTCCAACCTTGAGAGGCAGCAGCGCTCCCTCAGCCTAGAGTCCTCAAATAACAGAGCACCGCCCCGACCCTCAG TTGCCGTTGGTGTGGCCTCCGCGAGTCCGCAACCTCCTCCCAGGACCCAGCGTAACCGGCTGCACTCTCTGCCGAACGCCATCAACA GTCTGTACGCAGTGAGCCCGATCCCCGAGGTGTCTCCCATGAGCGACAAGTCTGCTTCCATCGACCCCCTCAGCGCCCTTTGTCAGCAGGTTTCACAGGGTATGTCCTTGCTCACATCCGCGGACGATCCCTTCCCTAACCTTAACGAG tcatCTCAGATATCGACTAGCTTAGCAACAAAGCCACCACTGcacacacaaatattttcaaatg ATCCAACCAAGCCGTACGTGGACCCAATCAAGCTGTACAACCCGTGGATGAACGACTCGCCGAAAAGCACTGCAAAAACATCAACTGCAGCCGTCACCACGTCCTCCTTGGTGGCTACCAACAACCTGAACAACAACCTTGGCTCGTCAACGACGTCCTGGAGCTCTGAAGTAGTTGTGGCCCCCACGATTCCCACCTCTTCCGAGGCCATCGACATTCCGCAGCCAGACGTGGTGCTCGAGGCAGCAGCCATAACGACGCCGGCCGTGTTAGAGGTTGCCGGACCCACCCTGACGGGCTCCCCCCTGCCCAAGCCCGACCAGTGGCTCACCAGTCTGACGGCCGCGCCCCCAAAGCGTCCACCGCCGCTGGCCAGCCTGCGGGCGCAGTCGCTGGGCACGGCCGAGTCGGCCATGATCGGGACACGCGCCGGTTGGAACCGCAGCGACCCGTTTGACGCCGAGTGGGCTGCCTCGGAGGCGCAAcgcacgcagcagcagccctcCTCCACCAACCCCTTTGCCCAGGCGGGCACCGTCAAAGCGTTCGAGGTTCACATGTAG
- the numb gene encoding protein numb isoform X7 translates to MGAANSAPQHEPLGRTRSFAHGRSSFRSPSKSGGVGGPRRMDRLRRSLRDSFRRRKDHVPESSKPHMWQADEAAVRAGTCSFNVKYMGCVEVFESRGMQVCEEALKVLRASRRRPIKAILYVSGDGLRVVEDETKGLIVDQTIEKVSFCAPDRNHEKGFSYICRDGTTRRWMCHGFLAIKETVSGERLSHAVGCAFAACLERKQKRDKECGVTMTFDAKNSTFTRSGSFRQTSITERLQDPQECKPTEVDPFVPISPPPTSKEPDVTEPPPVKQVHNPFAIERPHATPSMLERQGSFRGFNTLSNASPFKRQLSLRLSDLPSNLERQQRSLSLESSNNRAPPRPSVSPIPEVSPMSDKSASIDPLSALCQQVSQGMSLLTSADDPFPNLNESSQISTSLATKPPLHTQIFSNDPTKPYVDPIKLYNPWMNDSPKSTAKTSTAAVTTSSLVATNNLNNNLGSSTTSWSSEVVVAPTIPTSSEAIDIPQPDVVLEAAAITTPAVLEVAGPTLTGSPLPKPDQWLTSLTAAPPKRPPPLASLRAQSLGTAESAMIGTRAGWNRSDPFDAEWAASEAQRTQQQPSSTNPFAQAGTVKAFEVHM, encoded by the exons TCTGGCGGTGTCGGAGGCCCGCGAAGGATGGACCGTCTGAGGAGAAGCCTGCGTGACTCTTTTCGCCGCCGCAAGGACCATGTGCCCGAAAGTTCCAAGCCACACATGTGGCAGGCTGATGAGGCTGCCGTCAGGGCTGGTACCTGCAGCTTCAACGTCAAG TACATGGGCTGCGTGGAGGTGTTTGAATCTCGCGGAATGCAGGTCTGCGAAGAAGCACTAAAAGTGTTGAGG GCGTCTCGGCGGCGGCCCATCAAGGCGATTCTTTACGTCTCTGGAGACGGACTGAGGGTGGTCGAAGACGAGACCaag GGTTTGATCGTGGACCAGACGATAGAAAAGGTGTCGTTCTGTGCACCGGACCGGAACCACGAAAAGGGCTTCTCTTACATCTGCAGGGATGGCACCACTAGAAGATGGATGTGCCACGGATTTTTGGCCATCAAGGAAACTGTAAGT GGTGAACGTTTGAGCCACGCAGTAGGCTGTGCGTTTGCCGCTTGTCTGGAGCGCAAACAAAAGAGGGACAAAGAATGCGGGGTCACCATGACGTTTGACGCCAAAAACTCTACGTTCACGAGGAGCGGCAGTTTCAGGCAAACCTCCATCACCGAAAGGCTGCAAGACCCTCAAGAGTGCAAACCGACTG AAGTGGACCCCTTTGTTCCTATTTCTCCGCCACCCACATCCAAAGAACCTGATGTTACAGAACCACCCCCAGTAAAGCAAGTGCACAACCCCTTCGCGATTGAGCGGCCGCACGCCACCCCTTCGATGCTGGAGCGCCAGGGCTCGTTCCGAGGATTCAACACGCTCAGCAACGCATCACCCTTCAAAAGACAGCTCTCCCTCAGACTCAGCGACCTGCCGTCCAACCTTGAGAGGCAGCAGCGCTCCCTCAGCCTAGAGTCCTCAAATAACAGAGCACCGCCCCGACCCTCAG TGAGCCCGATCCCCGAGGTGTCTCCCATGAGCGACAAGTCTGCTTCCATCGACCCCCTCAGCGCCCTTTGTCAGCAGGTTTCACAGGGTATGTCCTTGCTCACATCCGCGGACGATCCCTTCCCTAACCTTAACGAG tcatCTCAGATATCGACTAGCTTAGCAACAAAGCCACCACTGcacacacaaatattttcaaatg ATCCAACCAAGCCGTACGTGGACCCAATCAAGCTGTACAACCCGTGGATGAACGACTCGCCGAAAAGCACTGCAAAAACATCAACTGCAGCCGTCACCACGTCCTCCTTGGTGGCTACCAACAACCTGAACAACAACCTTGGCTCGTCAACGACGTCCTGGAGCTCTGAAGTAGTTGTGGCCCCCACGATTCCCACCTCTTCCGAGGCCATCGACATTCCGCAGCCAGACGTGGTGCTCGAGGCAGCAGCCATAACGACGCCGGCCGTGTTAGAGGTTGCCGGACCCACCCTGACGGGCTCCCCCCTGCCCAAGCCCGACCAGTGGCTCACCAGTCTGACGGCCGCGCCCCCAAAGCGTCCACCGCCGCTGGCCAGCCTGCGGGCGCAGTCGCTGGGCACGGCCGAGTCGGCCATGATCGGGACACGCGCCGGTTGGAACCGCAGCGACCCGTTTGACGCCGAGTGGGCTGCCTCGGAGGCGCAAcgcacgcagcagcagccctcCTCCACCAACCCCTTTGCCCAGGCGGGCACCGTCAAAGCGTTCGAGGTTCACATGTAG
- the numb gene encoding protein numb isoform X5, with amino-acid sequence MGAANSAPQHEPLGRTRSFAHGRSSFRSPSKSGGVGGPRRMDRLRRSLRDSFRRRKDHVPESSKPHMWQADEAAVRAGTCSFNVKYMGCVEVFESRGMQVCEEALKVLRASRRRPIKAILYVSGDGLRVVEDETKGLIVDQTIEKVSFCAPDRNHEKGFSYICRDGTTRRWMCHGFLAIKETVSGERLSHAVGCAFAACLERKQKRDKECGVTMTFDAKNSTFTRSGSFRQTSITERLQDPQECKPTEPPPVKQVHNPFAIERPHATPSMLERQGSFRGFNTLSNASPFKRQLSLRLSDLPSNLERQQRSLSLESSNNRAPPRPSVAVGVASASPQPPPRTQRNRLHSLPNAINSLYAVSPIPEVSPMSDKSASIDPLSALCQQVSQGMSLLTSADDPFPNLNESSQISTSLATKPPLHTQIFSNDPTKPYVDPIKLYNPWMNDSPKSTAKTSTAAVTTSSLVATNNLNNNLGSSTTSWSSEVVVAPTIPTSSEAIDIPQPDVVLEAAAITTPAVLEVAGPTLTGSPLPKPDQWLTSLTAAPPKRPPPLASLRAQSLGTAESAMIGTRAGWNRSDPFDAEWAASEAQRTQQQPSSTNPFAQAGTVKAFEVHM; translated from the exons TCTGGCGGTGTCGGAGGCCCGCGAAGGATGGACCGTCTGAGGAGAAGCCTGCGTGACTCTTTTCGCCGCCGCAAGGACCATGTGCCCGAAAGTTCCAAGCCACACATGTGGCAGGCTGATGAGGCTGCCGTCAGGGCTGGTACCTGCAGCTTCAACGTCAAG TACATGGGCTGCGTGGAGGTGTTTGAATCTCGCGGAATGCAGGTCTGCGAAGAAGCACTAAAAGTGTTGAGG GCGTCTCGGCGGCGGCCCATCAAGGCGATTCTTTACGTCTCTGGAGACGGACTGAGGGTGGTCGAAGACGAGACCaag GGTTTGATCGTGGACCAGACGATAGAAAAGGTGTCGTTCTGTGCACCGGACCGGAACCACGAAAAGGGCTTCTCTTACATCTGCAGGGATGGCACCACTAGAAGATGGATGTGCCACGGATTTTTGGCCATCAAGGAAACTGTAAGT GGTGAACGTTTGAGCCACGCAGTAGGCTGTGCGTTTGCCGCTTGTCTGGAGCGCAAACAAAAGAGGGACAAAGAATGCGGGGTCACCATGACGTTTGACGCCAAAAACTCTACGTTCACGAGGAGCGGCAGTTTCAGGCAAACCTCCATCACCGAAAGGCTGCAAGACCCTCAAGAGTGCAAACCGACTG AACCACCCCCAGTAAAGCAAGTGCACAACCCCTTCGCGATTGAGCGGCCGCACGCCACCCCTTCGATGCTGGAGCGCCAGGGCTCGTTCCGAGGATTCAACACGCTCAGCAACGCATCACCCTTCAAAAGACAGCTCTCCCTCAGACTCAGCGACCTGCCGTCCAACCTTGAGAGGCAGCAGCGCTCCCTCAGCCTAGAGTCCTCAAATAACAGAGCACCGCCCCGACCCTCAG TTGCCGTTGGTGTGGCCTCCGCGAGTCCGCAACCTCCTCCCAGGACCCAGCGTAACCGGCTGCACTCTCTGCCGAACGCCATCAACA GTCTGTACGCAGTGAGCCCGATCCCCGAGGTGTCTCCCATGAGCGACAAGTCTGCTTCCATCGACCCCCTCAGCGCCCTTTGTCAGCAGGTTTCACAGGGTATGTCCTTGCTCACATCCGCGGACGATCCCTTCCCTAACCTTAACGAG tcatCTCAGATATCGACTAGCTTAGCAACAAAGCCACCACTGcacacacaaatattttcaaatg ATCCAACCAAGCCGTACGTGGACCCAATCAAGCTGTACAACCCGTGGATGAACGACTCGCCGAAAAGCACTGCAAAAACATCAACTGCAGCCGTCACCACGTCCTCCTTGGTGGCTACCAACAACCTGAACAACAACCTTGGCTCGTCAACGACGTCCTGGAGCTCTGAAGTAGTTGTGGCCCCCACGATTCCCACCTCTTCCGAGGCCATCGACATTCCGCAGCCAGACGTGGTGCTCGAGGCAGCAGCCATAACGACGCCGGCCGTGTTAGAGGTTGCCGGACCCACCCTGACGGGCTCCCCCCTGCCCAAGCCCGACCAGTGGCTCACCAGTCTGACGGCCGCGCCCCCAAAGCGTCCACCGCCGCTGGCCAGCCTGCGGGCGCAGTCGCTGGGCACGGCCGAGTCGGCCATGATCGGGACACGCGCCGGTTGGAACCGCAGCGACCCGTTTGACGCCGAGTGGGCTGCCTCGGAGGCGCAAcgcacgcagcagcagccctcCTCCACCAACCCCTTTGCCCAGGCGGGCACCGTCAAAGCGTTCGAGGTTCACATGTAG
- the numb gene encoding protein numb isoform X9, translating to MGAANSAPQHEPLGRTRSFAHGRSSFRSPSKSGGVGGPRRMDRLRRSLRDSFRRRKDHVPESSKPHMWQADEAAVRAGTCSFNVKYMGCVEVFESRGMQVCEEALKVLRASRRRPIKAILYVSGDGLRVVEDETKGLIVDQTIEKVSFCAPDRNHEKGFSYICRDGTTRRWMCHGFLAIKETVSGERLSHAVGCAFAACLERKQKRDKECGVTMTFDAKNSTFTRSGSFRQTSITERLQDPQECKPTVSPIPEVSPMSDKSASIDPLSALCQQVSQGMSLLTSADDPFPNLNESSQISTSLATKPPLHTQIFSNDPTKPYVDPIKLYNPWMNDSPKSTAKTSTAAVTTSSLVATNNLNNNLGSSTTSWSSEVVVAPTIPTSSEAIDIPQPDVVLEAAAITTPAVLEVAGPTLTGSPLPKPDQWLTSLTAAPPKRPPPLASLRAQSLGTAESAMIGTRAGWNRSDPFDAEWAASEAQRTQQQPSSTNPFAQAGTVKAFEVHM from the exons TCTGGCGGTGTCGGAGGCCCGCGAAGGATGGACCGTCTGAGGAGAAGCCTGCGTGACTCTTTTCGCCGCCGCAAGGACCATGTGCCCGAAAGTTCCAAGCCACACATGTGGCAGGCTGATGAGGCTGCCGTCAGGGCTGGTACCTGCAGCTTCAACGTCAAG TACATGGGCTGCGTGGAGGTGTTTGAATCTCGCGGAATGCAGGTCTGCGAAGAAGCACTAAAAGTGTTGAGG GCGTCTCGGCGGCGGCCCATCAAGGCGATTCTTTACGTCTCTGGAGACGGACTGAGGGTGGTCGAAGACGAGACCaag GGTTTGATCGTGGACCAGACGATAGAAAAGGTGTCGTTCTGTGCACCGGACCGGAACCACGAAAAGGGCTTCTCTTACATCTGCAGGGATGGCACCACTAGAAGATGGATGTGCCACGGATTTTTGGCCATCAAGGAAACTGTAAGT GGTGAACGTTTGAGCCACGCAGTAGGCTGTGCGTTTGCCGCTTGTCTGGAGCGCAAACAAAAGAGGGACAAAGAATGCGGGGTCACCATGACGTTTGACGCCAAAAACTCTACGTTCACGAGGAGCGGCAGTTTCAGGCAAACCTCCATCACCGAAAGGCTGCAAGACCCTCAAGAGTGCAAACCGACTG TGAGCCCGATCCCCGAGGTGTCTCCCATGAGCGACAAGTCTGCTTCCATCGACCCCCTCAGCGCCCTTTGTCAGCAGGTTTCACAGGGTATGTCCTTGCTCACATCCGCGGACGATCCCTTCCCTAACCTTAACGAG tcatCTCAGATATCGACTAGCTTAGCAACAAAGCCACCACTGcacacacaaatattttcaaatg ATCCAACCAAGCCGTACGTGGACCCAATCAAGCTGTACAACCCGTGGATGAACGACTCGCCGAAAAGCACTGCAAAAACATCAACTGCAGCCGTCACCACGTCCTCCTTGGTGGCTACCAACAACCTGAACAACAACCTTGGCTCGTCAACGACGTCCTGGAGCTCTGAAGTAGTTGTGGCCCCCACGATTCCCACCTCTTCCGAGGCCATCGACATTCCGCAGCCAGACGTGGTGCTCGAGGCAGCAGCCATAACGACGCCGGCCGTGTTAGAGGTTGCCGGACCCACCCTGACGGGCTCCCCCCTGCCCAAGCCCGACCAGTGGCTCACCAGTCTGACGGCCGCGCCCCCAAAGCGTCCACCGCCGCTGGCCAGCCTGCGGGCGCAGTCGCTGGGCACGGCCGAGTCGGCCATGATCGGGACACGCGCCGGTTGGAACCGCAGCGACCCGTTTGACGCCGAGTGGGCTGCCTCGGAGGCGCAAcgcacgcagcagcagccctcCTCCACCAACCCCTTTGCCCAGGCGGGCACCGTCAAAGCGTTCGAGGTTCACATGTAG